From the genome of Pseudomonas sp. WJP1:
AGCAGGAAATCCCCCGCCACGCTCCAGCTCGAACGGGCCGATGGACGATTGACCAGTTGATCCACCTCGTCGGCCGCACGGTCCGCGCGCAGGCGCCAGGCGGCGAGCAGGTCCTTGTTGAAATCGAGCTTGTCCTGGATGCCATCGATGCTCGAACTGATGGCGCCCAGCAACCCGCCCTGTACCAGGGGTTCAGGGTGTGCCGGCGGTGTGGCCGCTGCCGGCACACCCGGTATCGCCGCAGCCTCGAGTTCTTCGCTGCCGAGGAACAACAGCGCCCCCAGGAATATCGCCGTCTTGAGCCTGATCAAGGCATCCGCTCCTTTGGATAGGACTGTAAGGAACTGATCGAGAAATGCCGGACTAGTTCGGTGCTGGCCGGCAAATGCCCGGCAATCTTTGCGCTCAAGACAAATATCAAATGCTCATCCCTGTATTTTTCCGCACGACCCAAACCCTGACACTGCGCTCCATCAAATCAACCCACCGGAGTTGCAGTCATGCCCATTGCCTTGCTCGCGCTGACCCTCAGCGCCTTCGCCATCGGGACGACCGAGTTCGTCATCGTTGGCCTGTTACCCACCATTGGCGCCGACCTCGGTGTCAGCCTGCCGTCGGCCGGCCTGCTGGTCAGCCTGTATGCGCTGGGCGTCGCCGTCGGCGCCCCGGTACTCACCGCCCTGACTGGCAAAGTGCCGCGTAAACTGCTGCTGTTGTCCTTGATGGTGTTGTTCACCTTGGGCAACCTACTGGCCTGGCAAGCGCCGAGCTACGAGTCGCTTATCCTGGCGCGGATCGTCACCGGCCTGGCCCACGGGGTGTTTTTCTCGATTGGCTCAACCATCGCCACCAGTCTAGTGCCCAAGGAAAAAGCCGCCAGCGCGATCGCGATCATGTTCACCGGCCTGACCGTGGCCCTGGTGACGGGCGTACCGCTGGGGACTTTCATCGGTCAGCATTTCGGCTGGCGTGAGACCTTTCTCGCCGTATCGGCCCTGGGTGTGATCGCCTTTATCGGCAGCCTGCTTTATGTGCCGAAAAACATCGCCCACAGCAAACCCGCTTCCCTGCTGCAGCAGTTGCAGGTCCTCAAACAACCCCGTCTGCTGCTGGTGTACGCCATGACGGCGGTCGGTTACGGCGGTTCGTTCATCGCGTTCACGTTCCTCGCGCCGATCCTCCAGGACATCGCCGGTTTCAGCGCCAGCACCGTCAGCCTGGTGCTGCTGGTCTACGGCATCTCGGTGGCCGTCGGCAACATCTGGGGCGGCAAACTGGCGGACAAGCGTGGCCCGATCAGCGCCCTGAAACTCATCTTCGCCCTGCTCGCCGCCGTGCTGTTCGTGCTGACCTTCAGCGCCGGAAACCCGTGGCTGGCACTGGCCACCGTACTCGTCTGGGGCGCCGTGGCGTTCGGCAATGTGCCAGGGTTGCAGGTGTATGTGGTGCGCCAGGCTGAACACCACACGCCCAATGCGGTGGACGTGGCTTCCGGCCTGAACATCGCCGCGTTCAACCTCGGCATCGCCGGTGGCGCCTGGGGTGGTGGCTTGATCGTCGCGCATATGGGGCTGATCCATACCGCGTGGATCGGTGGATTGGTGGTGTTGGTGGCGTTGGCGTTGACCGCGTGGAGCGGACGTCTGGACCGCCGTGGGCCAGTGTATACCGAGCCGGTCGAAGGGTCTGCCCGCGTTATCACGGGCCACTGATAACTCTTGTGGGAGCGGGCTTGCCCGCGATGGCGGCTGCACATCCAGCGATGATGTGACTGACTTATCGCTATCGCGGGCAAGCCCGCTCCCACAGGATTCTTTGGTGGTTTGAGAAATACCGTCCGTAGTCCCACCGAAACTTTCGTCACCGTCTGGCAGTCATCAAAAGATCAGGGGGCAGTCAGGCGGGAGGCGACATGGCGGCGATTCACATCGGCATTTCAGGTTGGCGCTACACGCCCTGGCGGGGGGATTTCTACCCGAAGGGGCTGGCCCAGAAGCGCGAATTGCAATTCGCTTCGCGGGCAGTCAACAGCATCGAGATCAATGGATCGTTCTACGCCCTGCAGCGGCCTGAACGCTACGCCCAGTGGTACGCCGAAACCCCGGTGCACTTTGTGTTCAGCGTCAAGGCGCCGCGCTTCATCACCCATATCAAGCGTCTGCGTGACATCCACAAACCCTTGGCGAATTTCTTCGCCTCCGGAGTCTTGGAACTCAAGGAAAAACTCGGCCCCATACTCTGGCAGTTTCCGCCCAACTTCAAATTCGACGCCGAACTGTTCGAGGCCTTCCTCGAGCAATTACCCCACGACACCCAACAGGCCGCCGCCCTCGCCCGCCAGCACGATGCCCACGTGAACGGGCACGCCAGCCTCAAGGCGAGCAGGAAAAAGCCCTTGCGCCATGCTGTGGAAATCCGCAACGAGAGCTTCATCGATCCGGCATTCGTGCGCCTGCTCAAACGTTACAACACGGCCCTGGTAATCGCCGACACCGCCGGTAAATGGCCGTATCGCGAAGACCTCACCAGCGACTTCGTGTACGTGCGCTTGCACGGTGCCGAAGAGCTCTACGCCAGCGGCTACACCCCTCAGGCCCTGAAGCGTTGGGCTGAGCGGATCGATGCCTGGCATCACGGGCGACAACCGGCTGATCCGCAGCTGATCGCGCCGCGCCTGAAACCCAGGGTGCGCAAGTCGCGAGAAGTGTTCTGCTACTTCGATAACGACATCAAGGTCCGCGCGCCCTTCGATGCGCGCCGCTTGCTCGAACGCTTCGATCTCGACAAAGACCTGCTCACCACCCCCGGCGAACCGGTCGCCGAAGGAGTGCTGCCATGAGCATTTCCGAACCGGTTGGCGCTACCGACGAGCAGGCGAGCATCGATCCCACGGTGCACCGTTTCACCGTACTGACGGTCAACACCCACAAGGGTTTCACTGCGCTGAACCGGCG
Proteins encoded in this window:
- a CDS encoding DUF72 domain-containing protein — protein: MAAIHIGISGWRYTPWRGDFYPKGLAQKRELQFASRAVNSIEINGSFYALQRPERYAQWYAETPVHFVFSVKAPRFITHIKRLRDIHKPLANFFASGVLELKEKLGPILWQFPPNFKFDAELFEAFLEQLPHDTQQAAALARQHDAHVNGHASLKASRKKPLRHAVEIRNESFIDPAFVRLLKRYNTALVIADTAGKWPYREDLTSDFVYVRLHGAEELYASGYTPQALKRWAERIDAWHHGRQPADPQLIAPRLKPRVRKSREVFCYFDNDIKVRAPFDARRLLERFDLDKDLLTTPGEPVAEGVLP
- a CDS encoding MFS transporter translates to MPIALLALTLSAFAIGTTEFVIVGLLPTIGADLGVSLPSAGLLVSLYALGVAVGAPVLTALTGKVPRKLLLLSLMVLFTLGNLLAWQAPSYESLILARIVTGLAHGVFFSIGSTIATSLVPKEKAASAIAIMFTGLTVALVTGVPLGTFIGQHFGWRETFLAVSALGVIAFIGSLLYVPKNIAHSKPASLLQQLQVLKQPRLLLVYAMTAVGYGGSFIAFTFLAPILQDIAGFSASTVSLVLLVYGISVAVGNIWGGKLADKRGPISALKLIFALLAAVLFVLTFSAGNPWLALATVLVWGAVAFGNVPGLQVYVVRQAEHHTPNAVDVASGLNIAAFNLGIAGGAWGGGLIVAHMGLIHTAWIGGLVVLVALALTAWSGRLDRRGPVYTEPVEGSARVITGH